The sequence below is a genomic window from Corynebacterium afermentans subsp. afermentans.
ACCTTCATCACCGGTATTTCCGAGCTGCGCACCGTCTCAGAGCTCGGCACCATCAAAGACGCCGCAATGCTTATCGACGACGGCGTGGTCACCTGGGTCGGCCCCGCCAACGAGGCGCCAGCTGAGGCGGCGAAGGCGGCGGAAACTGTAGACGTCGAGAAGCGAGCTGTGCTCCCTGGCTGGGTGGATTCCCACACGCACATGGTCTTCGACGGCAACCGCGCCGAGGAGTTCGAGGCGCGCATGGCCGGCGAAGGCTACGCCGCCGGCGGCATCGCCGTGACCATGGAAGCCACCCGCTCCGCGGGCGAGGAGCGCCTGGACAAACTGGTGGCGGAGCGCATCGCCGCGGCGCAGGCGCTGGGCACCACCACCTTTGAAACCAAGACCGGCTACGGCCTCAACGTCGAATCCGAGGCCGAGGCCGCGCGCGTGGCAGCCCGCCACGTCGACGAAGTCACCTTCCTCGGCGCCCACCTCGTGCCGCCGGGGGCGGACGCCGACGAGTACCTCGACGAGGTCGTCGGCCCGATGCTCGACGCGGTAAAGGACCACGTGCAGTGGATCGACGTGTTCTGCGAGCGCGGCGCGTTCAACGAGGAGCAGTCCCGCCGCGTCCTCGAGGCCGGCAAGGCCGCTGGCCTGGGCGTTCGCGTGCACGGCAACCAGCTCGGCGAAGGCCCCGGCGTGAAGCTCGCCGTGGAGACGGGTGCCGCCAGCGTCGACCACGTGAACTACCTGTCCGACGAAGACATCAAGCTGCTGGCCGAGTCGGAGACCGTCGCGACGCTGCTGCCCGCCTGCGACCTGTCCACCCGCGAGGAGCTCGCCCCGGGCCGCAAGCTCATCGACGCCGGCGCAACCGTCGCCATCGCCTCCAACCTGAACCCGGGCACCTCGTACACCTCCTCGATGAACTTCTGCGTCACCACCGCGGTGCTGCAGCAGCGCCTCACCCTCGACGAGGCCATCGAGGCTGCCACCACCGGCGGCGCGAAGGCATTGCGACGCCACAACGTCGGCGACGGCAAGGACCCCCAAGGCCGACCGGCGAAGGGCACCCTCGTGCCCGGCGCGGCCGCCGACCTGCACATCCTCGACGCCGAGAACGCCATCAACCTGGCGTACCGCCCGGGCATGCCGATCACCTGGCAGACCTGGGTCGCAGGCCAAAAGGTCTACGGCTAGGCGCCCGGCCCCCGCGTCCCAGCGCCCGCGTCCCAGCGCCCCAAATTCGCGGATCCAGCTAGTAAGACCCAGCTATTCGCCGAAAATCAGCGAATAGCTGGGTCTTACTAGCTGGATTTGGCCGTTAGCCCGCGCCCGAAACCGGCCGAGCGTTAAAGGTAGTCGTA
It includes:
- the hutI gene encoding imidazolonepropionase — translated: MSTFITGISELRTVSELGTIKDAAMLIDDGVVTWVGPANEAPAEAAKAAETVDVEKRAVLPGWVDSHTHMVFDGNRAEEFEARMAGEGYAAGGIAVTMEATRSAGEERLDKLVAERIAAAQALGTTTFETKTGYGLNVESEAEAARVAARHVDEVTFLGAHLVPPGADADEYLDEVVGPMLDAVKDHVQWIDVFCERGAFNEEQSRRVLEAGKAAGLGVRVHGNQLGEGPGVKLAVETGAASVDHVNYLSDEDIKLLAESETVATLLPACDLSTREELAPGRKLIDAGATVAIASNLNPGTSYTSSMNFCVTTAVLQQRLTLDEAIEAATTGGAKALRRHNVGDGKDPQGRPAKGTLVPGAAADLHILDAENAINLAYRPGMPITWQTWVAGQKVYG